AACTAGACCCGCTGGCCACGCTGCCGCTCGACGAGCCGGCGCTAGCCACGATAGACGCGGCGTTGTTCGCCGACGTGTCGGACTACGCGGTGACCCAAGTCACCGCAATCGAGACGCTCCCGTCCGACGCCAGCGGTCTGATGCAGGCCGCAGGCATTAGTGGGGCAGGGGGCGAAACCGGCGACGGCAGCGAGAGCGGCGCGGGGTCCGCACAGTTCTTCGGCGCCCGGGCGCAGGGGAACCGGTTCGTGTTCGTAGTCGACAACTCGGGCAGCATGACCGGCGGGCGGATGGAGACCACCTTCTTCGAGCTGCTCAACTCCATCGGCGGCATGAAGCCGAAGCAGGAGTTCCATGTCCTGTTCTACAGCGATCAGGTCTACCCGATGTTCTTCCCGCAGCCGGCCAACGAGCTGATCGCGGCCACGCGAGCGAACAAAGGGCGATTAGAGCAGTGGCTGGCGTCCGTGCAGATGTGCAAAGGCGACTGCCTGACCGACGCCATGGACCAGGCCGCCGCGCTGCGCCCGCACGTGGTGTACCTGCTGTCCGACGGGGGGTACCTGTTCACCGGCAAGGGCGCCGAGCGGAAGAAGTCGGGGAAGCTGGAGTACCTGACCGAGCAAACCGACCACTGGCAGTTCACCGTGCACACGCTTGGCATGACGGTCCGCAACGCCGACGCCGCCGAGGGCCTGACGCTCATCGCCCGCGCCCACGGCGGCACGTTCACCCCGGTAGGCGTACGGCCGGCGGCCGCGCTGCTCGCCAAGCAGAAGCGGATTCCCTACAACCGCACTCCCGGGCAGTTGTGGGGGAGCGAGGTCCGGTAGGTCGCCGCACCGGTCTACTTGTTGATGGGGAGCTTCTCGGCGTTCAGGCGTTCTTGCAGCGCGCCGTCGCTGCCGCCGGTCCTGACGGATTGCAGCAGGTGGGCGAGCGAGCGGAACACCCACACGCCGGCCAGCAGCAAGGCAAACGCCCCGCCGACCAACTGGGTGCTGAACACCGCTGGCGCCGACGCAATCAGGTAGCCGCCACTAGCCATCGCGATGGAAGCGATAACGAGGTTGGCGATCGACTGCTCGCGGCTGTGCTTCGACGCCGCCACGCCGATCGCCTGGCGGGCGGAGTCGTTGGCGAGCCGCCTCAGCGAAGCCATGTCGGTCGACTGCTCTGGCTGCACCGACCGCTTGATCTCGTCCAGGCTCATGATGGGCTGCTTGGCCGGCGCCGGCGCTTCGGGCGTCGGCGTGGGCTCGACGGCTTGCTGCTGCTCGCGTGAGGCCGCGGGCTTCTCCGTCGCTTCCGGAGCCGTGTTGATGCCGCCCCGCATGCGTTCCATCAGCCTCGACATGTAGGCGTCGATGTCTTCTTCGTCGGGGTCGGCGCTCTCCGCAGCGGGCTCTGGCGCGGGAACAGCCGGCGCCGGCTCGGGCATCGATTGCTGCTCTGCATCCGGCCCGTCCTCGGCCGGCAGCAGGTGGGCGTACTGCTCGACGAAAGACTTGGGCGCCTCGAACGCCGCGGTCGGCGTTTCATCGGCCTCGGCGGCGGGGCCGTGACCTTCGGGCTCCTCCTCGTCATCGGAGTCGTCCATCAACCAGTCGGGGATGGGCGATGCCGATCGCGGACCGGCAGGGTCGCCCTCCTCCTGGCAAACTTGCTCGCCGTCGTCTGAGACTTGCTCCGCAACGGTCGCCGCGGAATTGAGGGCAGGATCGTTGTCCGTCGCGTCAGACTGCGGGGGTACGGGGACCTCCCAGGAAGGCGCATGTAGCTGTTCCTCCGACTCGGAAACGGATTCTTCGGGCGGCGACTGGGCTAGAGGCAGCATGCCGCTTCCCTCCTCCGCGACACCGCTATCCGACTCCTCCGCAGCTGGTTCCTGTTCCTGAGGCTCCTCGGTGGTCGTCCGCTCGATATCCCACATACCGGCGGGGTCGATCGCAGGGGTCGCCGTCGTTGCCGGCTCGTCCGCCTTGGCAGCGACGTCCCACATGCCCGAAAGCGGCGACTCTTCTTCGCTTTGCTCGGCGCCTGCGTCCGAAACGCTGTCGGCATCGCCGCCCGAGAGGCGCCAATCGACCGGCTCGACTTCGTCAGCGCCGCCTTGCGACTCCTCTTCTTCGGTTGCCACGGGCTCGTGCGTGGCGAACTTCGCGCCGAACTCCTCGCCACCAGACCGGATGGGCGTCGTCTTGCCGCCGAGGAAGGCGGCTTCCTCGTCTTCCGCCGGAGTCTCAGCGGTGGGTTCGGTCGACTCGGTGGAGGCGCCCGGCAGCGCCGCCAGCCACTCGTCCGAGTTCGCCTCGGTTGGGGTAGGTTCGGGGGTGTCCTCGGTCTCGCGGACCTCGGACACTGTCGGGGGCTCGGTCGCTTCGGAGGAAACCGACCAATCGGCGTCTGACGGCTCAATGCTGGCATCCGACGCGGCGGCTTCGCTGGGCACGCCGGCCTCAGCAGCATCGTCCGAAGGCTCAGGCAGTTCGGCTTCGTCGGCCTGCACCGCCGCCTCTTCGGCACGCTGCCGTAGCTGCTCTTGGGCCGCCGACAGCTCGCCGGCCAGCGATTCCCGCTCGGCCTCCCAGCTCTCGATCGCGGCGGAAAGCGAGGCGATCTTCTCGGCCTGCTCCGCGAGTTGGTCGCGTAACTCCTGGTTGACGGCGTCCTGGCTCTCAACTTTCTGACGGAGCCCGTCGAGCTCGCCATCGAGTGCTGCTTTCTCGGCTTCCAGGCTAGCGTACTGGGCGTCTCGATCCGCGAGCGTGGCGCGGAGTTCGTCGACACAGGCCGACAGCTCTTCGCAGCGCTCGATGTAGTGGGAGAGCTGGTCGGTCGTCTCCGCCGCACGCTGCCGCTCGGCGCGCAGGGATTCAACGAGACGCTTGGCACGCGAGCGGACAGCCGTCAGCCTCTCCTGCCCCCGGAGCATCGAAGCTAGATCAATCGGGTGGGGCGTCGGGATGCCGTCGCCCGCTTCAAGTCCGGCGTGGCCGGACGCCTGCGCGGCGACCGCCTCGACCGACTTCCAGTTCACATCGGTGTAGAACTCGAAGCGATCGGGGTCTTCTGTACCGGCAGGGCAGTCGTCGTTTGACTCGGCGGCCTCATCGGCGCCTTCGCCGGTGGGCTCAGGCTCGACGCCCTCGGGCACGGTGACGAGGTGGTGGGTGTCTGTGGAAACCTCCGCATCGGTGGCTTCGTCCTCCGCTGGGCAGGCCGCTTCATCGGTTTCCTCTGCCTCCTCGGCAGCTGCTGCCGACTCGCGATTCGCGTCCTCCCATGGCTTCAGCAGGTGGGGGGGGACCGGCGAGACCGAGGCGCCGGGCGGCGTTATCGCTGTGTCCTTTGTTCCCTCAGCCTCGGAGTCGTCGGACTTCTCCGGCTGCAGGTCATGCTGTTCGTCAGTGGCAGAAGGCTCGTCCGTGACCGATTCCTCGGCGCCCGAATCCAATGGGTGCTCCGCGAGCGAAGGCTCATCCTGAGTCGCCTTCTCGGAGTCGTACGTTGGAGCGGCCAGCTCTTCTGCATACGCCGCCTCTTCCCCGACTTCGTCCGCGTCCTCAAAGGCGAGGTGCTCAAGAAGGCCCGCAGGTTCAGCGGCCTGGAGGCCCGACTCCTCGGTTGCCAGCTGGTCAGCGACAAGCGTGGCGTTGTCAGAGTCGTCGGCCGTGGACTCGTTGTGTTCGCTGAGGTTGAGGTCGTCATCACCAACGTTCGGACCGTCGGCAAACAGGTCCGCACCAGCCGATGTTTCAACTTCGTAGCCGGCGCCTGACGACTCGACCGGCAGCAGGTGCAAGTCGACTGGACCGATCGACAGGCAGTCGCCAGCGTGCAGGGGCGCCTCGGTGAAGGTGCTCCCGTTCAGCTTGGTGCCCGGCGACCACCGCCGCACAGTAGCCGCCCCATCGGCGAGAACCACGACGCAGTGCAGCGGCTTCAGCCCGGGCGCATCAAGGCGCAGGTCGCACTTGGGCCCGGCGCCGATGGAGGTCGGCCCCTCGGGCAGCAGGAACCCCTGCTCCCAATCGGAGGCGGACAGTTGAAGGGCTCCCAGCGGAGCCGCCGTGGCAAGGACCGCGGCCTGCGTTTCGGTAGACATTGAGGGCGTCATCTTCGAGGGTTTCCACGGACCGACAGCCGTTGGCGAGCCATCACGACTCCGCCGCAAACCAACCGCCCGTACCGACATAATCTCACTGGGATGTAGCTTCCAACGAGCGAGCGGTCAAAACGGCCCGGGCCCCTGGGGCCGGACTCGCGTCCTCCGGCGATTTCACTCAACCGGATGTTCCGGAGGATCCGATTAGATAACCGTTTGCCTGGCGGCCGGCGGTTCCCCGCTATCAAACGAATGTCCAGCCCGACCACCCAAGGGATCGCAGGCGATTGACGCTGCGCCGTTGACTGCGGGGCAGGAAAAACCCGCGGAAATCGGCCCCGGGCGAGGGAACTCAGCCCGTCAACTCGGTTTACTGAACAACCGACGACCCATTTTCGGAAAACTGCGTACTATAGTTTGGTTGTTGCCAGGGGCGACCGGCCCGTGCGTCAACCAGATTTACAGCAGAGAAGCGGGGCGAGCGACGGCGGCCGAGGAGGGCCAAGGCGCTCCCCTGGGAACACGAGGCGGCAGGCGCCGCCCCCCCGAGGCCCGCCCAGGCGGTGCACAGGATTCGGGGCCGTGGCGTCAAACCAAGCAAGGTGAACGGCAATGGCACGCAAAGACTCCATCCTGAAGATGCGCGATCTTCTCACGACGCGCCGGGACGCGCTCCGCAAAGCCCTGGCGGGCGACCTCAGCATGCTGCAGCAGCTCCGCGAGCAGATCGGCGGCGACGTCGTCGACTTCGCTCTGGACGCCGCGCAGGACGAAATCAACTCCCAGCTCGCGGAGGCAGAGAGCCGAGAGCTCAAGCACATCGAGCACGCCCTGACGCGCATCCGCGAGGGTTCGTACGGCAAGTGCGAGGTCTGCGCCGCCAATATCCCGATGGCGCGTCTGAACGCCCTGCCGTACGCGACCATGTGCATCGAGTGCCAGCGGGCTTCCGAAGACGGCACCCTGGAAGACCGCCGGGTCGAAGATTGGGGCCGGGTCGTCGATACCGGCTATTCCGACGCCGACGCGACGATCTCGGATTTTGAGGTCCAGTAGGCGGTCTTCAGGCCCGTACCACGGGGTATACTCCCCGGGAACGGATCCGCCCACACACACGGCCGCCGCGGGTCTCCGACTCCCGGCGGCCTTTTTCGTATCGCTACCACTGCCCAAGAGAGCCAACCCTTCAGCCCCATGCCCCTCGCACCAGCCCACGGACGACTCGTGCTCACCACGCTGATCGCGTCGTGCCTGGCCGCGGGTATGGCGCGGCCCGCCGCGGCCCAGCTGGCCCCCGGGCAGCCGGCGCTGACCGAGGCCGAGCGTGACCGCCAGTACGAGGCCCTGGCCGAGGACGTCGCGGCGATGGACCGTCTGCTCGGGCTGGTGAAGCGCGTGGTAAGGCTGGTGACCCCGTCGGTCGTCCATATCGAGGCCCGGCCAATCCGCGAGCTGCGCGTCCGCAGCGACGTGCAGGAGGCCGGCTCAGGCGTGGTGGTGCAGTTCTCCCCCGGTGGGGAGAAGTACGTGCTCACCAACCGGCACGTCATCAAGAACTCTTCCGAGCCCCACATCCGCGTGCAGCTGTTCGACGGGCGGCGGATCAGCCCGACCGAGATCTGGAGCGACCCGCACACCGACGTCGCGGTGATGAAGGTCGACGCGTCGGACCTGGCGCCCGCCCGCATCGGCGACTCCAACGTGATGGAGATCGGCGATCCGGTGCTGGCGGTCGGCAGTCCGTTCGGCCTCAGCCAGAGCGTCACCCGCGGCATCATCAGCGCCAAGGGCAGGTACAACCTGGAGCTCGGCGAGGGCGAGGTGAAGTATCAGAACTTTTTGCAGACCGACGCCGCCATCAACCCCGGCAACAGCGGCGGTCCGCTGATCAACATGCGGGGCGAGGTGATCGGCCTCAACACGGCGATCGCCAGCAACTCCGGCGGGAACGAGGGCATCGGGTTCTCGATCCCGGTCAACATCGCGATGCGGATCGGCGAGCAGCTCACCCGCACCGGTCAGGTCCGCCGGGGCTACCTGGGCGTCAAGCTGGACGCGTTGTTCGACGAACGCCGCGCCCGCGCCGCCGGGCTGTCTCGCCTGGTGGGCACGCGTATCAAGAGCGTCGAACCGAACTCGCCCGCCGCCGTCGCGGAGCTGCGTCCCGACGACATCCTGATCGAGTACAACGGCGTCCGCATCGAGGACGACGACCACCTGATCAGCATGGTGAAGCTGACCGAGATCGGCCAGGAGATGGACGTGCTCGTCTTCCGCGGCGGCCGCCAGGTCCGCGCCCGCGTGCGGATCGGCGACATGTCTCAGTTCGACCTGACGGAGTAGCCGTCCGCGCGTTCCTGACGCTGATCACGCGTCTGGGCTGATCACACGTCTGGTTTGACCGCCTCGTACGTGCGCGACGACGACTGCTCCGCTGTGGGATCGCCGAACCCGCCCGCATTCTCGACCGCGATCTCGTACAGCTGCTGGCCGCAGCTGGTCGGGTACTGGCCGCTGATGCAGGCCTGGCAAAGCTCGCCGGCGGGGCGGCCGACCGCGCGGGCGATGGACTCCAGCGGCAGGTACCGCAGCGAGTCGGCGCCCAGCTCCTCGGCCATCGCGCGGAACGCCTCCCCATCCGTGGCGGACTTGTTCAAGAAGTGCGGCGCGAACAGCTCGCCGATGGTCGACATGTCGATGCCGTAGAAGCAGGGCGCCACAATCGGCGGGCAGGCGACCCGCACGTGGATCTCCCGCACGCGGCCCACGGTCCGCAGCCGGTCGATCAGCACCCGCATGGTGGTCGACCGGACGATCGAGTCCTCGACCAGCAGCACCCGCTTTCCCTCTAGCACCTCGCGCAGTGGCGTGTACTTGCTGGCGGCCTTGGCGTAGCGGGCGTCGCCGCCCTCGATGAACGTGCGGCCGGAGTACCGGTTCCGCATCAGCCCCTCGACGCTCGGCACGCCGAGCTTGAACGCCATGGCGTCGGCCGCCGCCTTGCTGGTGTCCGGCACCGGCACGACGACCGTGTCGTTGTCGATGGGTAGGTCCTCGAGCTGCGCCAGCTCCTCGCCCAAGGCCTTGCGAGACAGGTACACGCTGCGGCCGTCCATCGTGCTCGCCACGTTGGCGAAGTAGATCCACTCGAAGAAGCAGTGCGCGCGGCTTGGGTTGTCCACGAAGGGCTGGATCTCGAGCTTGCCGTCGGAGATCACGATCGCGTGCCCGGGCTCCAGGCAGTGGATGTTCTCTTGTGCAAAGCCCAGGTTCAGCAGGGCCACGCTCTCGCTGGCCGCGGCGAACAGCGAGTCCTGCACCGCGTAGCTCATCGGCTTGATGCCCAGCGGGTCGCGGGCGACCAGCATCTCGCCCAGGGCGTTGATCATGGCCAGCGTGTAGGCGCCGTCGAAACGCTTGGCGGCCCCACGCATCACCTCCAGCAGCGGCTGCCGGTGCTCGCCCGCCAATTCCTTGGCGAGCTCGTGCATGATGATCTCGGTGTCGGTGGCGCGGGTGATGTGGTGGTCGTCTTCGGCCAGCAGCTGGTCACGCAGCTCCGCGTAGTTGGCCAGCTGCCCGTTGAAGGCGAAGCTAAACCACTTGCGTTTCTGCAGGTGACGCCGCTCAAACGGCTGGGCGTAGCTGACGTCGTCCTTGCCGCAGGTGGCGTACCGCACGTGGCCGATCGCCGCCGGGCCGGCGAAGCGGGCCATCAGGGAGTCGGTCTTCTCCTTGTGGCTCAGGCGGAATACCTCGCTCACGCTGCCGAGCTCGCGGTATCGCTCGATCAGGTGCTTGCGGTCCGGGTTGAACGACGCCATCCCCGCGGACAGCTGCCCGCGGTTCTGGATGTCCAGCAGCATCCGCGGGATCAGCCGCGACGCCTGCGACGGCCCCTGGGAGGGGCAGAGGGGGCTTTGCGGGCCGGGCAGGTGGTACACCGCCGCGACGCCGCACTCGTGGCGCAGTTCGCTCATAGCTTGGTGATCAACGCCAGTGGTCTGGCTGGCGCGTCAGAGAGTGGGCCCGCTGTCATCCCGCCCGACTTCCCCTCGGGCGGCGCTGTGCGTCCATTCTACGGGCGCGGCCGCCGGGGTTACAGCCCCGCCTGCGCCTGCTGGAGTTCGAGCTGCAGCAGCCGCAGCCGCTGAGCGTGGTGCCGCTGCATGGCCTGTAGATCGGCCTTGGTGTTGTCGCGCCGCAGCTCGGCCCGCAGCAACGCCAGCCGGGTGGACTCCACGGTCAGCGTCAGCGGATTGCCCGTCGAGAACCGGTTGAACGGCTCGTACTCCCGCAGCAGCCGTTTGAGCGACTCCGCCTCGGCGTCGGCCATGGTCAGCTCGGTCCGCAGCCGACGCACCTCCGCCGGGTGCTCAACGTTCTGGTACAGGTGCAGCCGCAGCTCCGCGATTTCGACTTGCCGCTGCACGTCATAGGCGGTCTGGGCGCGGGCGGCGTCGACGCCAATCGTCGCGACGCAAACAACAGCCGTCAGGGCGGCCAAGCGGGGCAGGGCGGTCATGGCGGGGACTCACGCGGGGAAGGAAGA
This genomic interval from Posidoniimonas corsicana contains the following:
- a CDS encoding VWA domain-containing protein codes for the protein MAEPIHADSPPDRATLLRDARRRLAQLEIETHRLRAELARLEARGEDEAAARLTEQLEREEERLAEDRDLLRGEGIQPTRPVSAGIDSRQSNPDEPFTPTAVPPVDNPADAQVSPEFGALSQGPRTKSTSRKRSKKRRLKPAWTVSLAAHLALVVLLGCVTFGLPLDQTRFLLANATDGEDFDDFVEISLEAEESDEPPLDLELDPLATLPLDEPALATIDAALFADVSDYAVTQVTAIETLPSDASGLMQAAGISGAGGETGDGSESGAGSAQFFGARAQGNRFVFVVDNSGSMTGGRMETTFFELLNSIGGMKPKQEFHVLFYSDQVYPMFFPQPANELIAATRANKGRLEQWLASVQMCKGDCLTDAMDQAAALRPHVVYLLSDGGYLFTGKGAERKKSGKLEYLTEQTDHWQFTVHTLGMTVRNADAAEGLTLIARAHGGTFTPVGVRPAAALLAKQKRIPYNRTPGQLWGSEVR
- a CDS encoding FHA domain-containing protein → MSTETQAAVLATAAPLGALQLSASDWEQGFLLPEGPTSIGAGPKCDLRLDAPGLKPLHCVVVLADGAATVRRWSPGTKLNGSTFTEAPLHAGDCLSIGPVDLHLLPVESSGAGYEVETSAGADLFADGPNVGDDDLNLSEHNESTADDSDNATLVADQLATEESGLQAAEPAGLLEHLAFEDADEVGEEAAYAEELAAPTYDSEKATQDEPSLAEHPLDSGAEESVTDEPSATDEQHDLQPEKSDDSEAEGTKDTAITPPGASVSPVPPHLLKPWEDANRESAAAAEEAEETDEAACPAEDEATDAEVSTDTHHLVTVPEGVEPEPTGEGADEAAESNDDCPAGTEDPDRFEFYTDVNWKSVEAVAAQASGHAGLEAGDGIPTPHPIDLASMLRGQERLTAVRSRAKRLVESLRAERQRAAETTDQLSHYIERCEELSACVDELRATLADRDAQYASLEAEKAALDGELDGLRQKVESQDAVNQELRDQLAEQAEKIASLSAAIESWEAERESLAGELSAAQEQLRQRAEEAAVQADEAELPEPSDDAAEAGVPSEAAASDASIEPSDADWSVSSEATEPPTVSEVRETEDTPEPTPTEANSDEWLAALPGASTESTEPTAETPAEDEEAAFLGGKTTPIRSGGEEFGAKFATHEPVATEEEESQGGADEVEPVDWRLSGGDADSVSDAGAEQSEEESPLSGMWDVAAKADEPATTATPAIDPAGMWDIERTTTEEPQEQEPAAEESDSGVAEEGSGMLPLAQSPPEESVSESEEQLHAPSWEVPVPPQSDATDNDPALNSAATVAEQVSDDGEQVCQEEGDPAGPRSASPIPDWLMDDSDDEEEPEGHGPAAEADETPTAAFEAPKSFVEQYAHLLPAEDGPDAEQQSMPEPAPAVPAPEPAAESADPDEEDIDAYMSRLMERMRGGINTAPEATEKPAASREQQQAVEPTPTPEAPAPAKQPIMSLDEIKRSVQPEQSTDMASLRRLANDSARQAIGVAASKHSREQSIANLVIASIAMASGGYLIASAPAVFSTQLVGGAFALLLAGVWVFRSLAHLLQSVRTGGSDGALQERLNAEKLPINK
- a CDS encoding TraR/DksA family transcriptional regulator, producing MARKDSILKMRDLLTTRRDALRKALAGDLSMLQQLREQIGGDVVDFALDAAQDEINSQLAEAESRELKHIEHALTRIREGSYGKCEVCAANIPMARLNALPYATMCIECQRASEDGTLEDRRVEDWGRVVDTGYSDADATISDFEVQ
- a CDS encoding S1C family serine protease, with translation MPLAPAHGRLVLTTLIASCLAAGMARPAAAQLAPGQPALTEAERDRQYEALAEDVAAMDRLLGLVKRVVRLVTPSVVHIEARPIRELRVRSDVQEAGSGVVVQFSPGGEKYVLTNRHVIKNSSEPHIRVQLFDGRRISPTEIWSDPHTDVAVMKVDASDLAPARIGDSNVMEIGDPVLAVGSPFGLSQSVTRGIISAKGRYNLELGEGEVKYQNFLQTDAAINPGNSGGPLINMRGEVIGLNTAIASNSGGNEGIGFSIPVNIAMRIGEQLTRTGQVRRGYLGVKLDALFDERRARAAGLSRLVGTRIKSVEPNSPAAVAELRPDDILIEYNGVRIEDDDHLISMVKLTEIGQEMDVLVFRGGRQVRARVRIGDMSQFDLTE
- a CDS encoding amidophosphoribosyltransferase, with translation MSELRHECGVAAVYHLPGPQSPLCPSQGPSQASRLIPRMLLDIQNRGQLSAGMASFNPDRKHLIERYRELGSVSEVFRLSHKEKTDSLMARFAGPAAIGHVRYATCGKDDVSYAQPFERRHLQKRKWFSFAFNGQLANYAELRDQLLAEDDHHITRATDTEIIMHELAKELAGEHRQPLLEVMRGAAKRFDGAYTLAMINALGEMLVARDPLGIKPMSYAVQDSLFAAASESVALLNLGFAQENIHCLEPGHAIVISDGKLEIQPFVDNPSRAHCFFEWIYFANVASTMDGRSVYLSRKALGEELAQLEDLPIDNDTVVVPVPDTSKAAADAMAFKLGVPSVEGLMRNRYSGRTFIEGGDARYAKAASKYTPLREVLEGKRVLLVEDSIVRSTTMRVLIDRLRTVGRVREIHVRVACPPIVAPCFYGIDMSTIGELFAPHFLNKSATDGEAFRAMAEELGADSLRYLPLESIARAVGRPAGELCQACISGQYPTSCGQQLYEIAVENAGGFGDPTAEQSSSRTYEAVKPDV